One part of the Anaeromyxobacter sp. Fw109-5 genome encodes these proteins:
- a CDS encoding tetratricopeptide repeat protein, producing the protein MTILRRAAPLGLALLAGCWVPLEKGRQMEARLQQLEVQNAEQRRRLDEQRELVRERVAKVDQKIVEVQAKIDELNRAARRSGADLGVSLQRLQDDFAKFKGDVEVEQHRLGQIEKNVDTLRTETEGRFAALRGAGALEAFEAKQRLATLQRPDDKAAFFSLAKSEDEAGNKGVARELYEEYVRRWPADPRASDAGYRAGELLFDQKRFREALLAYGKVAEEFPKSARAPDAMLGAADAMVKLEMKTEAKAVLEQLLERYPRSDAAKTAKERLAALTPPSAKKKPPAPRRSR; encoded by the coding sequence GTGACGATTCTCCGCCGCGCGGCGCCGCTCGGGCTCGCGCTCCTCGCCGGCTGCTGGGTGCCCCTGGAGAAGGGGCGCCAGATGGAGGCTCGCCTCCAGCAGCTCGAGGTGCAGAACGCCGAGCAGCGGCGGCGCCTAGACGAGCAGCGTGAGCTCGTCCGCGAGCGGGTGGCGAAGGTCGACCAGAAGATCGTCGAGGTGCAGGCGAAGATCGACGAGCTGAACCGCGCCGCTCGCCGCAGCGGCGCGGACCTCGGCGTCTCTCTCCAGCGCCTGCAGGACGACTTCGCCAAGTTCAAGGGCGACGTCGAGGTCGAGCAGCACCGGCTCGGGCAGATCGAGAAGAACGTCGACACGCTGCGCACCGAGACCGAGGGGCGCTTCGCCGCGTTGCGCGGCGCGGGGGCCCTCGAGGCGTTCGAGGCGAAGCAGCGGCTGGCCACGCTCCAGCGCCCGGACGACAAGGCGGCCTTCTTCTCGCTCGCGAAGAGCGAGGACGAGGCCGGCAACAAGGGGGTCGCGCGCGAGCTGTACGAGGAGTACGTCCGCCGGTGGCCGGCGGACCCGCGCGCGTCGGACGCGGGCTACCGCGCCGGCGAGCTGCTCTTCGATCAGAAGCGCTTCCGGGAGGCGCTCCTCGCGTACGGCAAGGTCGCCGAGGAGTTCCCGAAGTCCGCCCGCGCGCCGGACGCCATGCTGGGCGCGGCCGACGCGATGGTGAAGCTCGAGATGAAGACGGAGGCGAAGGCGGTCCTCGAGCAGCTGCTCGAGCGGTACCCGCGCTCCGACGCCGCGAAGACCGCGAAGGAGCGGCTCGCCGCGCTGACGCCGCCGAGCGCGAAGAAGAAGCCCCCCGCGCCACGTCGCAGCCGGTAG
- a CDS encoding OmpA family protein, with translation MRRVLFLSLCVTGVLAFGACKPKVKPGECKSSADCEKQEGYGKVCVEGRCQECAADTDCKDGFVCRDSRCEPKPQCTSDEQCPPGQSCQNEQCVAREAGTCASDRDCGPDEQCQDGRCAARAPQASSECADAGAFTVRFGFDQANLTADSQGTLQKLADCLKATPAKRVVAQGYADERGTAQYNVALGNRRAESARKYLEDLGVGGKTETVSFGEENALCSEATESCWEQNRRVEFQVER, from the coding sequence ATGCGACGCGTTCTCTTTCTTTCACTCTGTGTCACTGGCGTCCTCGCGTTCGGAGCCTGCAAGCCGAAGGTGAAGCCCGGGGAGTGCAAGTCCAGCGCGGACTGCGAGAAGCAGGAGGGCTACGGCAAGGTCTGCGTGGAGGGCCGCTGCCAGGAGTGCGCCGCGGACACGGACTGCAAGGACGGCTTCGTGTGCCGTGACAGCCGGTGCGAGCCGAAGCCGCAGTGCACCTCCGACGAGCAGTGCCCCCCGGGCCAGTCCTGCCAGAACGAGCAGTGCGTGGCGCGCGAGGCCGGCACCTGCGCCTCGGATCGCGACTGCGGCCCCGATGAGCAGTGCCAGGACGGCCGCTGCGCCGCGCGCGCGCCGCAGGCCTCGAGCGAGTGCGCCGACGCCGGCGCCTTCACCGTCCGCTTCGGCTTCGACCAGGCGAACCTCACGGCCGACTCGCAGGGCACGCTGCAGAAGCTCGCCGACTGCCTGAAGGCGACCCCGGCGAAGCGCGTCGTGGCGCAGGGCTACGCGGACGAGCGCGGCACGGCGCAGTACAACGTCGCGCTCGGCAACCGCCGCGCCGAGTCCGCCCGCAAGTACCTCGAGGACCTCGGCGTCGGTGGCAAGACCGAGACGGTGAGCTTCGGCGAGGAGAACGCGCTGTGCAGCGAGGCGACCGAGTCCTGCTGGGAGCAGAACCGGCGCGTCGAGTTCCAGGTGGAGCGGTAG
- a CDS encoding sigma-54 dependent transcriptional regulator has protein sequence MAATILVVDDEKNIQLTLSRALSMEGYVVEAASGGREALDKIAALPVDAVVMDVRMPDLDGLEVLRRARETRPDLPVVIMSGHGSLETVRSAFKLGAFDYLEKPITEKDKLLVAVKNALALRTLREENAELRRAAGPAEMVGSGPAMQRLFELIRRAAPSEGRVLVTGENGTGKELVARAIHESSRRKAGPFVKLNCAAVPAELIESELFGHERGAFTGAVAARRGKFELADGGTLFLDEVGDMPAAMQAKVLRVLQEGEFERVGGAHTLKVDVRVVAATNKDLAAEVQAGRFREDLFYRLSVVPVHAPPLRERKEDIPELATRFLAEACDRNGRRPMRLPREALAALQGHEWPGNVRELRNLVERLAILCDGPEISAQDVAAVLPGARRPRPDRFRAGASFHDLVEEAEREIILGALDAHDDNVSETARDLGLERSHLYKKMRALGVRRGGDSQ, from the coding sequence ATGGCAGCCACGATCCTCGTCGTGGACGACGAGAAGAACATACAGCTGACGCTCTCGCGCGCCCTTTCGATGGAGGGGTATGTGGTCGAAGCTGCGAGCGGCGGACGCGAGGCGCTCGACAAGATTGCCGCCCTCCCGGTGGACGCCGTCGTGATGGACGTGCGCATGCCGGATCTCGACGGGCTCGAGGTGCTGAGGCGCGCGCGCGAGACGCGCCCCGATCTCCCGGTCGTGATCATGTCGGGCCACGGCTCGCTCGAGACGGTGCGCAGCGCCTTCAAGCTGGGCGCCTTCGATTACCTCGAGAAGCCGATCACCGAGAAGGACAAGCTGCTCGTCGCGGTGAAGAACGCGCTCGCGCTGCGCACCCTGCGGGAGGAGAACGCGGAGCTCCGCCGGGCGGCGGGCCCGGCCGAGATGGTGGGCAGCGGACCCGCGATGCAGCGCCTGTTCGAGCTCATCCGCCGGGCGGCCCCGTCGGAGGGCCGCGTGCTCGTCACGGGAGAGAACGGGACCGGCAAGGAGCTCGTCGCCCGCGCCATCCACGAGAGCTCGCGGCGCAAGGCCGGCCCCTTCGTGAAGCTGAACTGCGCCGCCGTGCCGGCCGAGCTCATCGAGAGCGAGCTCTTCGGCCACGAGCGGGGGGCGTTCACGGGGGCCGTCGCCGCGCGGCGCGGCAAGTTCGAGCTCGCCGACGGCGGCACGCTCTTCCTCGACGAGGTGGGGGACATGCCCGCCGCGATGCAGGCCAAGGTCCTGCGCGTGCTCCAGGAGGGAGAGTTCGAGCGGGTGGGCGGGGCGCACACGCTGAAGGTGGACGTGCGCGTCGTGGCCGCGACGAACAAGGACCTCGCGGCGGAGGTCCAGGCGGGCCGCTTCCGCGAGGATCTGTTCTACCGGCTGAGCGTCGTCCCCGTGCACGCGCCGCCGCTGCGCGAGCGGAAGGAGGACATCCCCGAGCTCGCGACGCGCTTCCTCGCGGAGGCGTGCGACCGGAACGGCCGGCGGCCGATGCGCCTCCCGCGCGAGGCGCTCGCGGCGCTGCAGGGGCACGAGTGGCCCGGCAACGTCCGCGAGCTGCGGAACCTCGTCGAGCGGCTCGCGATCCTCTGCGACGGCCCGGAGATCTCCGCCCAGGACGTGGCCGCGGTGCTGCCCGGCGCGCGCCGCCCCCGCCCCGATCGCTTCCGCGCCGGCGCCTCGTTCCACGATCTCGTGGAGGAGGCGGAGCGCGAGATCATCCTCGGCGCCCTGGACGCGCACGACGACAACGTCTCGGAGACCGCGCGCGATCTGGGCCTCGAGCGGAGCCACCTGTACAAGAAGATGCGTGCGCTCGGAGTGAGGCGGGGCGGCGACTCCCAGTGA
- a CDS encoding penicillin-binding protein 1A, with translation MRRLSPRARRLLRYGGVTALVLALLGGGLLFAWTWELPAFDTLKDYQPLVSTRVFGADGEEVFQFARERRTVVPLEEIPPIVRKAVLAAEDAGFYEHEGVNYLAIARCAVKGVLRGGVACGGSTITQQVVKTFLLASDWKVKRKVKELVLAPRLEENLTKDEILYLYLNQIYLGHLRYGVEEASRFYFGKSVRQLSLGEAATLAGIVQSPMRLSPMNHPDRAKERQRYVLRRMEEEGFITPQQAAAEVARPIVVRRQEADPPGAWYADAVRRVLDERYGAEAVETEGLQVDVAMDAGMQRAAEKALEAALRAVDKRQGYRGPIVHLEQPQVDAAMPLWRERLAGVRARPDQVHVWDLASVNAEELEPGGEQERDVARRVRARPLETGEVYAGLVTAVDDRSATVDLGGARGTIALSEAQWARKWNPTSATATPRKLSAVVRVGDVVPVRVLPAKLPPQRAAREGKPLALALEQTPKVQGALVAIDPVTRGVRALVGGYDFRTSQFNRATQARRQPGSAMKPFVWGAAIESRRFTPGTIVYDTPDLYRDPWTGKEWKPRNFEKDSFDGPMLLSTALAQSKNTVSVKLVDSLGVDAVIDFGRRMGLRSELPRNLTLALGTGEVFPIEVVNAYASIAARGFFAEPTIVLRVRDRHGNVLEEHAPIPPPAAPAAELEPAAFADGTEAADEQPAPGSPPPDFTVPAEGTRPDVAFVLQGMMRSVVEGGTGAGARALGRPVAAKTGTAQEHRDAWFVGFTPELVAGVWIGFDDHTPLGPRETGGGAALPAWLAFMQAAVGGRPVSEFGAVPGIELARIDPATGLLASEGAEAPLLAFLQGTAPAESAQGDGGAAPANFFMDDR, from the coding sequence GTGCGTCGCCTCTCCCCCCGCGCCCGCCGCCTGCTGCGCTACGGCGGCGTCACCGCCCTCGTCCTCGCGCTGCTCGGCGGGGGCCTCCTGTTCGCGTGGACCTGGGAGCTGCCGGCGTTCGACACGCTCAAGGACTACCAGCCGCTCGTCTCCACGCGCGTGTTCGGCGCCGACGGCGAGGAGGTGTTCCAGTTCGCGCGCGAGCGGCGCACGGTGGTGCCGCTCGAGGAGATCCCGCCCATCGTCCGCAAGGCGGTCCTCGCCGCCGAGGACGCCGGCTTCTACGAGCACGAGGGCGTGAACTACCTCGCCATCGCCCGCTGCGCGGTGAAGGGGGTGCTGCGCGGCGGGGTCGCCTGCGGCGGCTCGACGATCACGCAGCAGGTCGTGAAGACGTTCCTGCTCGCGTCCGACTGGAAGGTGAAGCGCAAGGTGAAGGAGCTCGTCCTCGCGCCGCGGCTCGAGGAGAACCTGACGAAGGACGAGATCCTCTACCTCTACCTGAACCAGATCTACCTCGGTCACCTCCGCTACGGCGTCGAGGAGGCGAGCCGCTTCTACTTCGGGAAGAGCGTGCGGCAGCTCTCGCTGGGCGAGGCGGCGACCCTCGCCGGGATCGTGCAGTCGCCGATGCGGCTCTCGCCGATGAACCACCCCGACCGCGCGAAGGAGCGGCAGCGCTACGTGCTGCGCCGGATGGAGGAGGAGGGGTTCATCACTCCGCAGCAGGCCGCCGCGGAGGTGGCGCGGCCCATCGTCGTGCGGCGGCAGGAGGCAGATCCGCCGGGCGCGTGGTACGCCGACGCCGTCCGCAGGGTGCTCGACGAGAGGTACGGCGCGGAGGCGGTCGAGACGGAGGGCCTCCAGGTCGACGTGGCGATGGACGCGGGGATGCAGCGCGCCGCCGAGAAGGCCCTCGAGGCGGCGCTCCGCGCGGTGGACAAGCGCCAGGGGTACCGCGGGCCGATCGTCCACCTGGAGCAGCCGCAGGTGGACGCGGCCATGCCGCTCTGGCGCGAGCGGCTGGCCGGCGTGCGCGCCCGGCCCGACCAGGTCCACGTGTGGGATCTCGCGTCCGTGAACGCGGAGGAGCTCGAGCCCGGCGGCGAGCAGGAGAGGGACGTGGCGCGGAGGGTGCGCGCGCGGCCGCTCGAGACCGGCGAGGTGTACGCGGGGCTCGTGACGGCCGTGGACGACCGGAGCGCCACCGTGGATCTCGGCGGCGCGCGCGGGACCATCGCCCTCTCGGAGGCGCAGTGGGCGCGCAAGTGGAACCCGACCTCGGCCACCGCCACGCCGCGCAAGCTGAGCGCGGTGGTGCGCGTGGGCGACGTGGTCCCGGTGCGCGTCCTGCCCGCGAAGCTCCCCCCGCAGCGCGCGGCGCGCGAGGGCAAGCCCCTCGCGCTCGCCCTCGAGCAGACGCCGAAGGTGCAGGGCGCGCTCGTCGCCATCGATCCGGTCACCCGCGGCGTGCGCGCGCTCGTCGGGGGCTACGACTTCCGCACGTCGCAGTTCAACCGCGCCACGCAGGCGCGCCGCCAGCCCGGCAGCGCGATGAAGCCGTTCGTGTGGGGCGCGGCGATCGAGTCGCGGCGCTTCACCCCCGGCACCATCGTCTACGACACGCCCGACCTCTACCGCGATCCCTGGACGGGCAAGGAGTGGAAGCCGCGCAACTTCGAGAAGGACTCGTTCGACGGGCCGATGCTCCTCTCCACCGCCCTCGCCCAGTCGAAGAACACGGTGTCCGTGAAGCTGGTGGATTCGCTCGGCGTCGACGCGGTGATCGACTTCGGGCGCCGGATGGGGCTCCGCTCGGAGCTGCCGCGGAACCTCACGCTCGCGCTGGGCACCGGCGAGGTGTTCCCGATCGAGGTCGTGAACGCCTACGCCTCGATCGCCGCGCGCGGCTTCTTCGCCGAGCCGACGATCGTCCTGCGCGTGCGCGACCGGCACGGCAACGTCCTCGAGGAGCACGCGCCGATCCCGCCGCCGGCGGCGCCCGCGGCGGAGCTCGAGCCGGCGGCGTTCGCCGACGGGACCGAGGCCGCCGACGAGCAGCCCGCCCCCGGGTCGCCGCCCCCCGACTTCACGGTCCCGGCGGAGGGGACGCGGCCCGACGTCGCGTTCGTGCTCCAGGGGATGATGCGGTCGGTGGTGGAGGGTGGGACGGGCGCGGGCGCGCGCGCGCTCGGGCGCCCCGTCGCGGCGAAGACGGGGACGGCGCAGGAGCACCGCGACGCCTGGTTCGTCGGGTTCACGCCGGAGCTCGTCGCGGGCGTATGGATCGGGTTCGACGATCACACGCCGCTCGGGCCGCGCGAGACCGGAGGAGGCGCGGCGCTGCCCGCGTGGCTCGCGTTCATGCAGGCGGCCGTCGGAGGACGGCCCGTGTCCGAGTTCGGAGCCGTGCCGGGGATCGAGCTCGCGCGCATCGATCCGGCGACGGGGCTGCTCGCGAGCGAGGGCGCCGAGGCCCCGCTCCTCGCGTTCCTCCAGGGCACGGCCCCGGCCGAATCGGCGCAGGGGGACGGGGGCGCGGCGCCCGCCAACTTCTTCATGGACGATCGCTGA
- a CDS encoding VCBS repeat-containing protein: MVVLTAMRLAAAALVLLAALPAAAATALSAAAEALAAEIGPPTEARRALALAVETRAPALARPLEAALERALAGAGYAVTPIRGTADAEGAARAGGQDWLVRVQGGLVPGRHELALVAEVIPTWSSFFLQRRPGARAVPPRLASARAPADAEALVLAREGRPPGAPFATVRPLARIPGRVLALAVGEPVAGGGPAIAAALPDAVVLLSPSGAPVARLPVDPAARAPMRDPAATIAIGAFGPGRIGVAYAGGSPEVLALHDGALERTAALGAAPLCAGEAGPVFGAFAPATGVLLDALALSAGSLPRARSARLLYSLAAAPRGGPVAFAALGTDLRLELLGADLQPADVSAAPPGRTDAHDRGGAASAAERGRGSTPTALASIGTGFALADLDGDGLAEVVASAPVVVPPDRVRVLPARPGAAPLLESSPIDGLILAGAGGDLTGDGVDDAVLATLVKGAEGLATELLLVTADPREGR; this comes from the coding sequence GTGGTCGTGCTGACGGCGATGCGCCTCGCCGCCGCCGCGCTCGTCCTGCTCGCCGCCCTCCCCGCGGCCGCGGCGACCGCGCTCTCCGCCGCGGCGGAGGCCCTGGCGGCCGAGATCGGCCCGCCCACCGAGGCGCGGCGCGCGCTCGCCCTGGCCGTCGAGACCCGCGCTCCCGCCCTCGCGCGCCCGCTCGAGGCCGCGCTCGAGCGCGCGCTGGCCGGCGCGGGCTACGCGGTGACGCCCATCCGCGGGACGGCCGACGCCGAGGGCGCGGCGCGCGCCGGCGGGCAGGACTGGCTCGTGCGCGTCCAGGGCGGCCTCGTCCCGGGGCGACACGAGCTCGCGCTCGTCGCCGAGGTGATCCCGACCTGGTCTTCGTTCTTCCTCCAGCGCCGTCCCGGCGCGCGCGCCGTCCCGCCCCGGCTCGCGTCCGCTCGCGCCCCGGCGGACGCGGAGGCCCTGGTCCTCGCCCGCGAGGGGAGGCCTCCCGGCGCTCCGTTCGCGACGGTGCGCCCGCTCGCGCGCATTCCCGGCCGCGTCCTGGCCCTGGCCGTGGGCGAGCCGGTCGCCGGGGGCGGGCCGGCGATCGCGGCCGCGCTGCCCGACGCGGTGGTGCTCCTCTCTCCGAGCGGCGCTCCCGTCGCGCGGCTGCCGGTCGACCCCGCCGCGCGCGCTCCGATGCGCGATCCCGCCGCGACGATCGCGATCGGCGCCTTCGGACCCGGACGCATCGGCGTCGCCTACGCGGGCGGCTCGCCCGAGGTGCTCGCGCTCCACGACGGCGCGCTCGAGCGGACCGCGGCGCTCGGCGCGGCGCCGCTCTGCGCGGGGGAGGCCGGCCCGGTCTTCGGCGCGTTCGCCCCCGCCACCGGCGTCCTCCTCGACGCGCTCGCCCTGTCGGCCGGGTCCCTCCCCCGCGCGCGCTCCGCGCGGCTCCTCTATTCCCTCGCCGCCGCGCCGCGCGGCGGCCCCGTCGCGTTCGCGGCGCTCGGCACGGACCTGCGCCTCGAGCTGCTCGGGGCGGATCTGCAACCAGCAGACGTCTCGGCGGCGCCCCCGGGCCGGACGGACGCCCACGACCGGGGCGGCGCGGCCTCGGCCGCGGAGCGGGGCCGCGGCTCGACCCCCACCGCCCTCGCCTCCATCGGCACCGGGTTCGCGCTCGCCGATCTCGACGGAGACGGCCTCGCCGAGGTCGTCGCGTCGGCGCCGGTGGTGGTCCCGCCCGACCGCGTCCGCGTGCTCCCCGCACGCCCCGGCGCGGCGCCGCTCCTCGAGTCGAGTCCGATCGACGGGCTGATCCTGGCCGGCGCGGGAGGTGACCTGACCGGGGATGGCGTGGACGACGCCGTGCTGGCGACGCTCGTGAAGGGCGCGGAAGGGCTCGCCACGGAGCTGCTCCTCGTCACCGCCGATCCGCGGGAGGGACGATGA
- a CDS encoding ABC transporter substrate-binding protein — MRRAIRLHAAVALALAPALALAPALALAGLRPAPGGTATIALPGEARTGDPARAEDPADLVLARATSAPLLERDPQGRLAPAVLAEIPSSEDGGRTWRLRLREGIATAAGSPVGAAELAAVVSRLLSPFSPHAWAALPIAGADEVLAGRAAAPAGLRVLSGSEVELALAFPLPELPELLAALPLAVPRAGPFEGAAPRSGAPLLLRANANAPTGRPFLDALALRAADGRAAARLLAQGQVDLVLRPESAGGTAGPALPAVRVVVAALGAGLASGAGARVRQALASLDRAALARRFVRGAAVPLDTLVPPALLAGASHPAAASPLAPRDGGAAPVRVRILVRRDGADPRAIADRLQVTLFDRGVSAAVEAVERERFAARLAAGDYELALVEVHVLGTRPALAAGQLAYATRGAAAARRAMKALAGLGGDAAAAAAERLGRELDLVPLVATAPRASVSPRLQGIAPGPEGLVDPAALWRPGGAASAP, encoded by the coding sequence ATGAGGCGCGCCATCCGGCTCCACGCCGCGGTCGCGCTCGCGCTCGCGCCGGCGCTCGCGCTCGCGCCGGCGCTCGCGCTCGCCGGCCTCCGCCCGGCGCCCGGTGGCACCGCGACGATCGCGCTCCCGGGCGAGGCGCGGACCGGCGATCCCGCGCGCGCGGAGGACCCGGCCGACCTGGTCCTCGCGCGCGCCACGAGCGCGCCGCTGCTGGAGCGCGATCCCCAGGGCCGGCTCGCTCCGGCGGTCCTCGCGGAGATCCCCAGCTCCGAGGACGGCGGACGTACCTGGCGGCTGCGGCTGCGCGAAGGGATCGCGACGGCCGCGGGATCGCCGGTGGGCGCCGCGGAGCTGGCCGCGGTGGTCTCGCGACTCCTCTCTCCCTTCTCGCCGCACGCATGGGCCGCCCTCCCCATCGCCGGCGCCGACGAGGTGCTCGCGGGCCGCGCCGCGGCGCCCGCGGGCCTGCGCGTCCTCTCCGGCAGCGAGGTGGAGCTCGCGCTGGCGTTCCCCCTGCCGGAGCTGCCGGAGCTCCTCGCCGCGCTCCCCCTGGCCGTCCCGCGCGCCGGTCCCTTCGAGGGCGCCGCGCCCCGCAGCGGCGCGCCGCTGCTGCTGCGCGCGAACGCCAACGCCCCCACCGGCCGGCCGTTCCTCGACGCGCTCGCGCTCCGCGCCGCGGACGGCCGCGCCGCCGCGCGGCTCCTCGCCCAGGGGCAGGTGGACCTCGTGCTCCGCCCCGAGTCCGCCGGGGGGACGGCGGGCCCCGCCCTGCCCGCCGTTCGAGTCGTGGTAGCCGCCCTCGGCGCGGGCCTCGCCTCCGGCGCCGGAGCCCGCGTCCGCCAGGCGCTCGCGTCGCTCGACCGGGCCGCCCTCGCCCGCCGGTTCGTGCGCGGGGCGGCGGTGCCGCTCGACACGCTGGTGCCGCCCGCCCTCCTCGCAGGAGCCTCCCATCCAGCCGCGGCGTCGCCGCTCGCGCCGCGCGACGGCGGCGCGGCCCCGGTCCGCGTGCGGATCCTCGTCCGCCGCGACGGCGCCGATCCGCGCGCGATCGCCGACCGCCTCCAGGTGACGCTCTTCGACCGGGGCGTCTCCGCCGCCGTCGAGGCGGTGGAGCGGGAGCGCTTCGCCGCGCGCCTCGCCGCGGGCGACTACGAGCTCGCGCTCGTCGAGGTGCACGTGCTCGGGACGCGCCCCGCGCTCGCGGCGGGACAGCTCGCCTACGCGACGCGTGGCGCCGCCGCGGCGCGGCGCGCGATGAAGGCGCTCGCCGGGCTCGGGGGGGACGCCGCGGCTGCAGCGGCCGAGCGGCTCGGGCGCGAGCTCGATCTCGTCCCGCTCGTCGCCACCGCGCCGCGCGCGTCCGTCTCGCCGCGGCTCCAGGGGATCGCGCCGGGTCCAGAGGGGCTCGTCGATCCCGCCGCGCTGTGGCGCCCCGGCGGGGCGGCGAGCGCGCCATGA
- a CDS encoding HAMP domain-containing sensor histidine kinase — protein sequence MMLRTRLALAFALFAAVPLAAALWPVSHALSGALSTEHAARLDGAARALDGELARLAREAGTAVDELARSADAEALARELGTGALAPADAAPRAREWMEARGLDVLAVAEPDGRVVSSGHLPGRAGDVDAEVAALLATPPSRAAPHRVMRAGPDGVEPVLALVAWAPVPGDPLRVAGGLALGPERAARLAALTGGAIAIRAPDGALLADAAAPGSPASGGAPDLADRLSARLGALGTPVRSLALGPPDAPVATVEVRLASAGLARARLVVVATFLAALVAGVLAAAAVGAFLASRVTRPVEALRAAALRVAAGDLGARVEARATGEVAELVRAFNAMTADLAASRARLAQAERVAAWREVARRLAHEIKNPLTPIAMSVETLRDAHARARPDFGEIFDEGTRAIGEEVRRLKRIVDEFSRFARLPAPERTPVAPDELVQSVLALFPSAPAGVVVAREVEAGLPAVLADRDQVVQVLLNLVRNALDAMPGGGTLRVAARGEGSAVAFSVSDTGPGVRPEDRPRVFEPYFTTKEGGTGLGLAIAQRIAEEHGGTLELRSAPGEGATFTLTLPAVS from the coding sequence ATGATGCTCCGCACCCGCCTCGCCCTCGCCTTCGCGCTGTTCGCGGCCGTGCCGCTCGCCGCCGCGCTGTGGCCGGTGTCGCACGCCCTCTCCGGCGCCCTCTCCACCGAGCACGCGGCGCGCCTCGACGGCGCCGCCCGCGCCCTGGACGGCGAGCTCGCCCGCCTCGCCCGCGAGGCCGGGACGGCCGTCGACGAGCTGGCGCGCTCGGCGGACGCGGAGGCGCTCGCGCGGGAGCTCGGGACGGGCGCGCTCGCGCCCGCCGACGCCGCGCCGCGCGCGCGCGAGTGGATGGAAGCGCGGGGCCTCGACGTGCTCGCGGTGGCCGAGCCGGACGGACGCGTCGTCTCCTCGGGGCACCTGCCCGGCCGCGCCGGCGACGTGGACGCCGAGGTCGCCGCCCTGCTCGCGACGCCCCCCTCGCGCGCGGCGCCGCACCGGGTGATGCGGGCCGGGCCCGACGGCGTGGAGCCCGTGCTCGCGCTGGTGGCCTGGGCGCCCGTCCCGGGAGACCCGCTCCGCGTCGCGGGGGGGCTCGCGCTCGGGCCCGAGCGGGCCGCGCGCCTCGCCGCGCTCACGGGCGGCGCCATCGCCATCCGCGCGCCCGACGGCGCGCTCCTCGCGGACGCCGCCGCGCCGGGGAGCCCCGCCTCCGGCGGCGCACCCGACCTCGCCGACCGGCTCTCGGCGCGCCTCGGGGCGCTCGGGACGCCGGTCCGATCCCTCGCGCTCGGCCCGCCGGACGCGCCCGTCGCGACGGTCGAGGTCCGGCTCGCCTCCGCCGGGCTGGCGCGCGCGCGGCTCGTCGTCGTCGCGACGTTCCTCGCCGCGCTCGTCGCGGGCGTGCTCGCCGCGGCCGCGGTGGGGGCCTTCCTCGCCTCGCGCGTCACGCGGCCCGTCGAGGCGCTGCGCGCCGCCGCGCTGCGGGTCGCCGCGGGCGACCTCGGCGCCCGGGTCGAGGCGCGCGCCACGGGCGAGGTGGCGGAGCTCGTGCGCGCGTTCAACGCGATGACCGCCGACCTCGCGGCGAGCCGCGCCCGTCTCGCGCAGGCGGAGCGCGTCGCCGCCTGGCGCGAGGTGGCGCGACGGCTCGCCCACGAGATCAAGAACCCGCTCACCCCCATCGCCATGAGCGTCGAGACGCTGCGCGACGCGCACGCCCGCGCGCGGCCGGACTTCGGGGAGATCTTCGACGAGGGGACGCGCGCCATCGGCGAGGAGGTCCGCCGGCTGAAGCGCATCGTCGACGAGTTCAGCCGCTTCGCCCGGCTGCCCGCGCCCGAGCGCACCCCGGTCGCGCCCGACGAGCTCGTCCAGTCGGTGCTCGCGCTCTTCCCATCGGCGCCGGCCGGCGTGGTCGTCGCGCGCGAGGTCGAGGCGGGGCTCCCCGCGGTGCTGGCCGATCGCGACCAGGTGGTGCAGGTGCTGCTCAACCTCGTGCGGAACGCGCTCGACGCGATGCCCGGCGGCGGCACCCTGCGCGTCGCGGCGCGCGGCGAGGGAAGCGCGGTGGCGTTCTCGGTGTCCGACACCGGCCCGGGAGTGCGCCCGGAGGACCGGCCGCGCGTCTTCGAGCCCTACTTCACCACGAAGGAGGGCGGCACCGGGCTCGGCCTCGCCATCGCGCAGCGGATCGCCGAGGAGCACGGCGGCACGCTGGAGCTCCGGTCGGCGCCAGGCGAGGGCGCGACGTTCACGCTGACCTTGCCGGCGGTGTCCTGA